From Phragmites australis chromosome 5, lpPhrAust1.1, whole genome shotgun sequence, a single genomic window includes:
- the LOC133919655 gene encoding formin-like protein 20: MGCYPPLGKIVSKALGKCYGRERWREERMDYAMAYPPGPPMETHCMRPVARTVTFASTNSVYVIPPEPTPPLPQSSPPPPPEHHHQQPQTPPQHEPDHHPDPPQPQAQPQPEPPAQTQDAPPAEPKPPKGPKRGKNKQLSRVRFGSEPPPPQQQQQHGPSEDNRGDAAGQGLHGHGPHGAGPAQGQGHLFRYTPSPLPRWEATPKRHEYFSGEYRSYYPTPVREGIYSIATDANRLTTIFSEENPNACTIV; the protein is encoded by the exons ATGGGTTGCTATCCTCCCCTGGGCAAGATCGTGTCCAAAGCGCTCGGAAAATGCTACG GGCGCGAGAGATGGAGGGAAGAGAGGATGGACTACGCCATGGCCTACCCGCCTGGCCCGCCCATGGAGACCCACTGCATGCGCCCAGTGGCGCGCACAGTGACCTTTGCCAGCACCAACTCCGTCTACGTGATCCCGCCGGAAccgacgccgccgctgccgcagtcgagcccaccaccaccaccagagcACCATCACCAACAGCCGCAAACACCACCCCAACACGAGCCCGACCACCACCCCGACCCACCCCAACCCCAAGCACAACCCCAACCGGAGCCACCCGCGCAAACGCAGGACGCGCCACCGGCCGAGCCGAAGCCGCCGAAAGGCCCGAAGCGAGGCAAAAACAAGCAGCTCAGTCGCGTCCGGTTCGGCTCCGAACCTCcaccaccgcagcagcagcagcagcatgggCCGAGCGAAGACAACAGAGGCGACGCGGCTGGCCAGGGCCTGCACGGTCACGGGCCTCACGGCGCAGGGCCGGCGCAGGGGCAGGGGCACCTGTTCCGGTACACGCCGTCGCCGTTGCCGAGGTGGGAGGCGACGCCGAAGCGGCACGAGTACTTCTCCGGGGAGTACAGGAGCTACTACCCGACGCCGGTGCGCGAGGGCATCTACAGCATCGCCACTGACGCCAACAGGCTCACCACCATCTTCAGCGAGGAGAACCCCAACGCCTGCACGATAGTCTGA